One genomic window of Chrysiogenia bacterium includes the following:
- a CDS encoding TetR/AcrR family transcriptional regulator, protein MQTGKAQQTAAKRAQGARKRTRLAPADRRAQLLGCAIAAFAERGLSRAAHADVARRAGVAVSSVFHYFPTREALVGAVLDEVERHFLKMSDDALGGNADPVAGMALHAKMFADEVKSDSDYVKLWIDWSASIREEIWPRYLKFYEQQRDHALDAVRKGQEMGYFDTSLSAEDLATAYVGCGHFMVNLAHTPGKSIEDVYAFIDRIGQAVFEGARREGARKPRK, encoded by the coding sequence ATGCAGACCGGAAAAGCACAGCAGACAGCCGCCAAGAGGGCGCAGGGTGCGAGAAAGCGCACGCGTCTTGCGCCGGCCGATCGCCGCGCCCAGCTACTCGGCTGCGCGATCGCGGCCTTCGCTGAGCGCGGTCTATCACGCGCCGCCCATGCCGACGTGGCGCGCCGGGCGGGCGTGGCGGTCTCTTCGGTCTTTCACTACTTCCCCACGCGCGAGGCGCTGGTCGGCGCGGTGCTCGATGAAGTCGAGCGCCACTTCCTGAAGATGTCCGACGACGCCCTTGGCGGAAACGCCGATCCGGTAGCCGGCATGGCGCTTCATGCGAAGATGTTTGCCGACGAAGTGAAGTCCGACAGCGACTACGTGAAGCTCTGGATCGACTGGAGCGCCTCGATTCGCGAAGAGATCTGGCCGCGCTACCTCAAGTTCTACGAGCAGCAGCGCGACCACGCCCTGGACGCCGTGCGCAAGGGCCAGGAAATGGGCTACTTCGACACGAGCCTGAGCGCCGAGGACCTGGCCACCGCCTACGTCGGGTGCGGGCACTTCATGGTCAACCTGGCCCACACCCCCGGCAAGAGCATCGAGGATGTCTACGCCTTCATCGACCGGATCGGGCAGGCCGTCTTTGAAG